In Populus trichocarpa isolate Nisqually-1 chromosome 16, P.trichocarpa_v4.1, whole genome shotgun sequence, a genomic segment contains:
- the LOC7468974 gene encoding probable galactinol--sucrose galactosyltransferase 2 isoform X2, producing MTVTPKISINDGNLLVHGKTILTGVPDNIVLTPGSGVGPVAGAFIGATASHSQSLHVFPVGVLEDLRFMCCFRFKLWWMTQRMGKCGKDIPLETQFMLVESRNGGEGVDQDDAQTIYTVFLPLLEGQFRAVLQGSDRNEMEICLDSGDSAVETNQGLNLVYMHAGTNPFEVINQAVMAVEKYMQTFLHREKKKLPSFLDWFGWCTWDAFYTDVTAEGVREGLESLSEGGTPPRFLIIDDGWQQIENKAKEDANVVVQEGAQFASRLTGIKENSKFQKNCEKNEQVIGLKHVVDDAKQCHNVKCVYVWHALAGYWGGVKPAAAGMEHYDTALAYPVQSPGVIGNQPDVVMDSLSVHGLGLVHPKKVFNFYNELHAYLASCGVDGVKVDAQNIIETLGAGHGGRVSLTRSYHQALEASIARNFPDNGCIACMCHNTDGIYSAKQTAVVRASDDFYPRDPASHTIHISSVAYNTLFLGEFMQPDWDMFHSLHPAAEYHGAARAIGGCAIYVSDKPGNHNFDLLKKLVLPDGSVLRAQLPGRPTLDSLFADPARDGTSLLKIWNVNKCTGVVGVFNCQGAGWCKIEKKTRIHDETPGTLTGSVCASDVDCIAQVTGAKWNGETVVYAYKSGELVRLPKGASVPVTLKVLEYELFHFCPIDDIASNISFAPIGLLDMFNSGGAVEQVEIHMTSDKAPEHFDGEVSSELTTSLSENRFPTATIALRVRGCGRFGAYSSQRPLKCTVGNVDTDFNHDSATGLLTLTLPVAEEEMYRWPVEIQV from the exons ATGACGGTGACACCAAAGATTTCAATCAATGATGGGAACCTTCTGGTTCATGGGAAGACAATTTTAACTGGAGTTCCTGATAACATTGTCTTGACTCCTGGCTCTGGTGTTGGACCTGTTGCTGGTGCTTTTATTGGTGCCACCGCTTCTCATAGCCAAAGTCTCCATGTTTTTCCTGTTGGGGTTTTAGA GGATCTTCGTTTTATGTGTTGTTTCCGATTCAAGTTATGGTGGATGACCCAGAGAATGGGGAAATGTGGGAAAGATATTCCTCTGGAGACTCAATTCATGCTAGTGGAAAGCAGGAATGGCGGTGAAGGAGTTGATCAAGATGATGCACAGACAATCTACACCGTCTTCCTTCCCCTACTAGAAGGCCAGTTCCGTGCTGTACTGCAAGGCAGCGACAGGAATGAGATGGAGATTTGCCTTGATAGCG GGGATAGTGCTGTTGAAACCAATCAAGGACTTAACCTGGTCTACATGCATGCTGGGACTAACCCCTTTGAAGTCATAAACCAGGCTGTCAT GGCTGtggaaaaatatatgcaaaCTTTTCTTCATcgggaaaagaaaaag CTGCCCTCTTTTCTTGACTGGTTTGGCTGGTGTACCTGGGATGCCTTTTACACGGATGTCACCGCTGAGGGTGTTAGGGAAGGCCTTGAGAG TCTGTCAGAAGGAGGGACTCCCCCACGATTTTTGATCATTGATGATGGTTGGCAACAGATCGAAAATAAAGCAAAGGAGGATGCTAATGTTGTTGTACAAGAAGGAGCACA ATTTGCAAGTAGGCTTACTGGAATAAAGGAGAATTCAAAATTCCAGAAGAACTGTGAAAAGAATGAACAGGTGATTGGACTGAAGCATGTTGTGGACGATGCTAAGCAATGCCATAATGTGAA GTGTGTTTATGTATGGCATGCTTTGGCTGGTTACTGGGGTGGAGTTAAACCAGCGGCTGCTGGTATGGAGCATTATGACACTGCACTGGCTTATCCGGTTCAATCTCCTGGTGTTATAGGCAACCAACCTGACGTTGTTATGGACAGCCTATCAGTTCATGGCCTTGGTTTAGTGCATCCAAAGAAGGTTTTCAACTTCTACAATGAGCTCCATGCCTATTTAGCATCATGTGGAGTTGATGGAGTAAAAGTTGATGCTCAGAACATTATTGAAACACTTGGTGCTGGCCATGGTGGAAGAGTGTCTCTCACCCGTAGCTATCACCAAGCTCTTGAGGCCTCAATTGCAAGAAACTTCCCTGACAATGGATGCATTGCCTGCATGTGTCATAACACTGATGGAATCTATAGTGCCAAGCAGACTGCTGTAGTGAGAGCTTCTGATGATTTCTATCCTCGGGACCCTGCTTCCCACACCATCCATATCTCCTCTGTGGCTTACAACACTCTTTTCCTTGGAGAATTTATGCAACCAGACTGGGATATGTTCCAT AGTTTACACCCGGCTGCAGAGTATCATGGGGCTGCTCGTGCTATTGGTGGATGTGCAATCTATGTCAG TGATAAACCAGGGAACCACAACTTTGACCTATTGAAGAAGCTGGTCCTCCCTGATGGATCTGTCCTCCGTGCCCAACTTCCAGGCCGGCCAACACTTGACAGTCTCTTTGCTGACCCAGCAAGAGATGGAACTAG CTTACTCAAGATCTGGAATGTGAACAAATGCACCGGTGTAGTAGGTGTCTTCAACTGCCAAGGTGCGGGGTGGTGCAAGATTGAGAAGAAGACCCGCATTCATGATGAAACTCCAGGTACTCTCACGGGCTCTGTTTGTGCTAGTGATGTTGATTGCATTGCTCAAGTTACTGGTGCAAAATGGAATGGGGAAACCGTGGTGTATGCCTACAAATCAG GGGAGTTGGTTCGGTTGCCTAAAGGTGCTTCAGTGCCAGTGACACTAAAAGTTCTTGAATATGAACTCTTCCATTTCTGTCCTATCGAT GATATCGCTTCCAACATTTCATTTGCACCAATAGGCTTGCTTGACATGTTCAACTCAGGCGGTGCTGTGGAGCAGGTTGAAATCCATATGACTTCTGACAAGGCGCCAGAGCACTTTGATGGTGAAGTCTCCTCAGAGCTGACTACTTCTCTCAGTGAGAACCGGTTTCCAACTGCAACCATTGCACTGAGAGTCAGGGGCTGCGGACGGTTTGGTGCTTACTCTTCCCAGCGCCCTCTAAAATGCACTGTGGGCAATGTTGacacagacttcaatcatgactCTGCCACTGGGCTACTGACCCTGACTCTCCCTGTAGCAGAAGAGGAAATGTACAGATGGCCTGTGGAGATACAGGTTTAA
- the LOC7468974 gene encoding probable galactinol--sucrose galactosyltransferase 2 isoform X1, which yields MMRIARIQQQQQLKWIPLWKWGGRIFNNCRRNHRNAQTSILRNYPFPRITFQSKNHPTPLGSYLVVTKCKTATMTVTPKISINDGNLLVHGKTILTGVPDNIVLTPGSGVGPVAGAFIGATASHSQSLHVFPVGVLEDLRFMCCFRFKLWWMTQRMGKCGKDIPLETQFMLVESRNGGEGVDQDDAQTIYTVFLPLLEGQFRAVLQGSDRNEMEICLDSGDSAVETNQGLNLVYMHAGTNPFEVINQAVMAVEKYMQTFLHREKKKLPSFLDWFGWCTWDAFYTDVTAEGVREGLESLSEGGTPPRFLIIDDGWQQIENKAKEDANVVVQEGAQFASRLTGIKENSKFQKNCEKNEQVIGLKHVVDDAKQCHNVKCVYVWHALAGYWGGVKPAAAGMEHYDTALAYPVQSPGVIGNQPDVVMDSLSVHGLGLVHPKKVFNFYNELHAYLASCGVDGVKVDAQNIIETLGAGHGGRVSLTRSYHQALEASIARNFPDNGCIACMCHNTDGIYSAKQTAVVRASDDFYPRDPASHTIHISSVAYNTLFLGEFMQPDWDMFHSLHPAAEYHGAARAIGGCAIYVSDKPGNHNFDLLKKLVLPDGSVLRAQLPGRPTLDSLFADPARDGTSLLKIWNVNKCTGVVGVFNCQGAGWCKIEKKTRIHDETPGTLTGSVCASDVDCIAQVTGAKWNGETVVYAYKSGELVRLPKGASVPVTLKVLEYELFHFCPIDDIASNISFAPIGLLDMFNSGGAVEQVEIHMTSDKAPEHFDGEVSSELTTSLSENRFPTATIALRVRGCGRFGAYSSQRPLKCTVGNVDTDFNHDSATGLLTLTLPVAEEEMYRWPVEIQV from the exons ATGATGAGGATTGCAAGAATCCAACAACAGCAGCAACTGAAGTGGATACCTTTGTGGAAGTGGGGTGGAAGGATTTTCAACAATTGTCGCAGAAACCATCGAAATGCTCAAACTAGCATCCTTAGAAATTACCCTTTTCCTCGCATTACCTTCCAATCCAAGAATCACCCAACCCCTTTAGGATCATATTTAGTAG TAACTAAGTGCAAGACAGCAACAATGACGGTGACACCAAAGATTTCAATCAATGATGGGAACCTTCTGGTTCATGGGAAGACAATTTTAACTGGAGTTCCTGATAACATTGTCTTGACTCCTGGCTCTGGTGTTGGACCTGTTGCTGGTGCTTTTATTGGTGCCACCGCTTCTCATAGCCAAAGTCTCCATGTTTTTCCTGTTGGGGTTTTAGA GGATCTTCGTTTTATGTGTTGTTTCCGATTCAAGTTATGGTGGATGACCCAGAGAATGGGGAAATGTGGGAAAGATATTCCTCTGGAGACTCAATTCATGCTAGTGGAAAGCAGGAATGGCGGTGAAGGAGTTGATCAAGATGATGCACAGACAATCTACACCGTCTTCCTTCCCCTACTAGAAGGCCAGTTCCGTGCTGTACTGCAAGGCAGCGACAGGAATGAGATGGAGATTTGCCTTGATAGCG GGGATAGTGCTGTTGAAACCAATCAAGGACTTAACCTGGTCTACATGCATGCTGGGACTAACCCCTTTGAAGTCATAAACCAGGCTGTCAT GGCTGtggaaaaatatatgcaaaCTTTTCTTCATcgggaaaagaaaaag CTGCCCTCTTTTCTTGACTGGTTTGGCTGGTGTACCTGGGATGCCTTTTACACGGATGTCACCGCTGAGGGTGTTAGGGAAGGCCTTGAGAG TCTGTCAGAAGGAGGGACTCCCCCACGATTTTTGATCATTGATGATGGTTGGCAACAGATCGAAAATAAAGCAAAGGAGGATGCTAATGTTGTTGTACAAGAAGGAGCACA ATTTGCAAGTAGGCTTACTGGAATAAAGGAGAATTCAAAATTCCAGAAGAACTGTGAAAAGAATGAACAGGTGATTGGACTGAAGCATGTTGTGGACGATGCTAAGCAATGCCATAATGTGAA GTGTGTTTATGTATGGCATGCTTTGGCTGGTTACTGGGGTGGAGTTAAACCAGCGGCTGCTGGTATGGAGCATTATGACACTGCACTGGCTTATCCGGTTCAATCTCCTGGTGTTATAGGCAACCAACCTGACGTTGTTATGGACAGCCTATCAGTTCATGGCCTTGGTTTAGTGCATCCAAAGAAGGTTTTCAACTTCTACAATGAGCTCCATGCCTATTTAGCATCATGTGGAGTTGATGGAGTAAAAGTTGATGCTCAGAACATTATTGAAACACTTGGTGCTGGCCATGGTGGAAGAGTGTCTCTCACCCGTAGCTATCACCAAGCTCTTGAGGCCTCAATTGCAAGAAACTTCCCTGACAATGGATGCATTGCCTGCATGTGTCATAACACTGATGGAATCTATAGTGCCAAGCAGACTGCTGTAGTGAGAGCTTCTGATGATTTCTATCCTCGGGACCCTGCTTCCCACACCATCCATATCTCCTCTGTGGCTTACAACACTCTTTTCCTTGGAGAATTTATGCAACCAGACTGGGATATGTTCCAT AGTTTACACCCGGCTGCAGAGTATCATGGGGCTGCTCGTGCTATTGGTGGATGTGCAATCTATGTCAG TGATAAACCAGGGAACCACAACTTTGACCTATTGAAGAAGCTGGTCCTCCCTGATGGATCTGTCCTCCGTGCCCAACTTCCAGGCCGGCCAACACTTGACAGTCTCTTTGCTGACCCAGCAAGAGATGGAACTAG CTTACTCAAGATCTGGAATGTGAACAAATGCACCGGTGTAGTAGGTGTCTTCAACTGCCAAGGTGCGGGGTGGTGCAAGATTGAGAAGAAGACCCGCATTCATGATGAAACTCCAGGTACTCTCACGGGCTCTGTTTGTGCTAGTGATGTTGATTGCATTGCTCAAGTTACTGGTGCAAAATGGAATGGGGAAACCGTGGTGTATGCCTACAAATCAG GGGAGTTGGTTCGGTTGCCTAAAGGTGCTTCAGTGCCAGTGACACTAAAAGTTCTTGAATATGAACTCTTCCATTTCTGTCCTATCGAT GATATCGCTTCCAACATTTCATTTGCACCAATAGGCTTGCTTGACATGTTCAACTCAGGCGGTGCTGTGGAGCAGGTTGAAATCCATATGACTTCTGACAAGGCGCCAGAGCACTTTGATGGTGAAGTCTCCTCAGAGCTGACTACTTCTCTCAGTGAGAACCGGTTTCCAACTGCAACCATTGCACTGAGAGTCAGGGGCTGCGGACGGTTTGGTGCTTACTCTTCCCAGCGCCCTCTAAAATGCACTGTGGGCAATGTTGacacagacttcaatcatgactCTGCCACTGGGCTACTGACCCTGACTCTCCCTGTAGCAGAAGAGGAAATGTACAGATGGCCTGTGGAGATACAGGTTTAA